A region of the Gopherus flavomarginatus isolate rGopFla2 chromosome 3, rGopFla2.mat.asm, whole genome shotgun sequence genome:
GGTCCCAGCCTCATTCAGTACACAAGATGTCTGTTGCTCACTTAGTGAGCAGCTGTGCaatattttttctccttgttcagcatgtggccccaggccttatttaaTTTAAATCCTGCTCTGAACACAGAACTGTTAACTTACTCAGGAGCTTTTCTGTGATGCACATCACCACAGTCTGGGTTCTTCACAaacaatgaatttattttcacaaaaccATTGTGAGAGGAGGGAGTTAATGTAAAATGAAGATGAGTTACTGCAGATTTACATCTGTTTAAgcaagaatcaggcccagagattTCAGATGGTTGCATTACATGCCAATCATAGCACAATGAGTAATGAGCTTTTTAACTGGCCCACATACAATATCTATAATGGTGACAAGCCCTTTTGCCCTTCCTCTTCCACTTTCTTCCTTTCACCAAACTCCACGAtactttttgtcctgtgtttgtgttttttactCTCACTCTTCCAAACCGCTTCCTTCCATCCCTGTCACAGTTCATCAAGCTCTTTAGTCCCAGGTCAGTCCTCAAAAAATGACAGAGAAGAGCCGAAAGATCACTGGTTCCATGATATTTAGTATGCCCTACAAATACTGTTTCAGCACTGtactgtgcattttaattttttctttgtaGAAAGCAAAAGGCTTTCTTACGGCCCTTGACACATGTTACATACTGTTATGGTTAGTAGAGACTTACTAGATCTTCACAGCTAGATTCCCTGAAGATTCTGCgcacactgggcatgctccagccctAGACTGCACAGGACTTTCCCTGAAAtttgcagctctgggctgctgcttgctgtgctatgtcCAGGCACCTCAGCTCAGAGCAGGGAGACTCTCCTGTGCCTTCAATGCTCCCCTGGGGCTGGTGGGAGGAAGGTGCCtcattcaaatgcagaggggacaagaacCAGATCTTGGGGTGTCAGGGGAAGAGGTGAGTAGATTGGGACAGGGAGCCTGGGGTGGGGTAGACTGGCacgggagactgggactggctgggcaaagagactgggaactGTGTGGGAGACTGGAACTGTGAACCATTGGGGCAGGGTAAAGGAAGTGATGCGGGGAGATGTATCTGATGAATAGTCAGGTTGCGGGGGCAGTTCTGGGACTGGCTGGGTGAAGAAACTGCTGATGAACCATATGGGTGTCAATATGATGGAATTTGAGATTTTTGCAGTTTGCTTTTCAAAAAACCTAAGGATCCAGTTCTCCAAAaaagcattcaactgccttagccATGAcaccctcccttctcttcctgcaaCCCCCTGCATCATTCACTACACATCTTTCAACTTCTGCAATAAATGAAGCAGAGGTCCAACAggcaacagcctccttcactacacaaccctgatttatCCTGAGAACCGTCCATCCTGTGGAGGGGCCCTCTTGTAATAACTGGGCCAACAAATTTGCCCTAATTGTAAGCTCAGCTGTAAAAAGTATgtaaaagttcataaaatgtcaccaTAACCGATGCTGATGAGAAAGtatgaaagggagagaaaaacagaattagtctaaacaaaaaggcctagtgatataactcaaggaccaCAATAAAATCATGCTTAGTAAAAACATAAGATGTGGAAccagaaattaatgaaccaaaattggcgTGTAATTAGTGGACAGAATAATGAGGTAAGGAGATGGACTGTTCCACCCACCATTCTCTTCGTGTGTCTTTAAAGAAAGAGACTCGGGGAGTGGGGACAGAGAGGAACAGATAGAAGCTACTGAAGAAAATTTCACCATGATGGCTGCTACCCCACCATCTTCTGATAGCCCAGACCTCCTTTGTCCTAATTATGAGAGATGGTCTGACCACACTAGGCCAGACAGAGGGATCCAGATAACATTGCCACCTCTACCAGACTGAATCCCAGTCACCACCTGGGATGAAACAAAATCAGACTGTAAcatcagcaacagcagcaactcAACTAACtattcttttccccaaaaggactGTTATTAGCATCTTTCTTACCGTCTAAGGGACTGTCAAACAAGATTTTTCTTcataaaaactctctccagctaaagggaaagggaacaagtgATGATGTTAAAAGTGAAAGTCTTACTTTACACTTCAGATGCTTtacttgtttttccttctcttttgtaTCTTCAAGAAAATGTTAAAAGGAttgttaatggtgtgtttgccatggtactgtGCAGGCCACTGAATCCCGAATCTTATTTAACACTGATACGATTGTTTGCAGGTGATCCTAAAAAGGGCTTTAAAAGGAATCTGCAACACGGTATTCCTGTGTGTGTAGCTAACATGCAGCATAATGGAACTGGCATTTTAATATTTACGGCATGTTACGCAAATGCTGCCCTTCTGAGTACTTTCTAAATCCTCTTAGCTTTTAAATGACAGCTTTGATGCTTTTTAATCAAATCTGTCTTTTCATTCATCCAGCTAAGAGTGGTAAACAAAAGATGTTTAATGCCCCTTTTCTTATAGACAGATTCCTATATGTAAGGGTTTATCTTTGTACATGTAAGCTTATTAGGCTCATAggtagctatttttaaaaagctgactTTGTAGCATCAGTGCATGATACAGAGGCAGCCTTTGGAATACTTTGTGCCTTGCCAGCACATATTGTCAATAGAGAAGCTTAAAAAAACCTTATGTTAGCAAAGGAACATGCAGTATCAGTTTTGCCGTATGAATACAAATACTTGGGCCTGAAATCTGATAGGAAACTTTGTGCATCAGtctacatttgtgtgtgtgtgtgtgtgtttgggctaGGGTGTTAAAGTAAGAAGTGGAAAGGTAAAGATAATACAACTTCATGGAgggatacattttttttaaaaaaccctgtatCCTTTTTTGTTGGTTCATTCATTATTGTTTATTTCTAAGGGTGTGGCATATGCTggtattcaatatattcatctgAATACCAAATAAATGGCTTTACCATTCTCTGAATGCAAATCTGAACAGTGCCAGGAGAATGGAGCCAGCCCAGTGTTAGAGGTATGGTGGTGAGGGTCTCAAGGTATTTGTGAACCAGTGTTGTGTTTCAgcagattgggggggggggggcgtactTTCTTTAATCACGTCATTGAAATAAGCACAAAAATGTTGGTTCTTTTTAATACATCAGAGGCTTTCCATTCCACATATCTAAAAGTAAAAAGTCAAAATGTGCTGCTTATAGTGTATTGTGTATACAGTGTTACTGCAGAAGCCACACATGATGTAAGCACAGTGGTGGTGTTTGTAAGATATGCACTTACCATATATTTGGTTGTAGGTGACTGTGGAGGAGGTAATGACTACAACTGCATACCTGGATCTCTTTTTGCGCAGTGTTTCAGAGCCAGCTCTACTCCAGATTTTCTTGCGTTTCATCCTGCTGCACCAGCATGAGAATGTGCACATCCTAGATACGCTCACGAGCCGAATCAACACTCCATTTCAGGTAAGGCAAGCAGGAGGGAAGCACATGTGCTTTTGATGAATTTGGGTTAACAGATTTAGCGGGAGCTTCATCGTATCTGTATTTACTATGGCTCTGTTTAACCTCTAACTGTGAACTTGCTTTCATACCTGTCTTTGTGATCTAAACCTAATGTTGGTTTGCTGTAATTGTTGTCACTTAGCCACTATAGTGATGAGCAGTTTGAGAGTGTGTAAGATAGCTGTAGAGTGGTTGAAGGAGACTCTGGGGGGCTTCTAGGAGCCTAACATCTGCCACAAAATAGAAGGTAGGTTTGAAGTAATTCACCTGCCTCTAGTGGAGTTATTCCCACTCTGGATACTGCTAAATTATTCCTGCCATAGGTAACTCATCCCTGAGATTTATACAAATATTCAAGACCAATAATTTTGGTGGCCATATGAAATAGCTCAGAGTGCATCAAGTAATAGGcattttcaaataattttcaAAGAAGAAACTACCCAGCCTCAAAACTATGAGATCATTATACCCACCCCACTTCCAAATTATCTGAGTTGAGCGCTGGCAATATGCCCAGTTTGTTCTTCAGGAACCAAATATAAACCTTTCCTGCATGTTTGTTTACCAGTAATGTTGCCTGCTGCTTTGTTTATAAGATCAATTTTGTTTGGCTGTGTATTTTAATAATCAGATATCCCTCTTCTCTGCAGCACATGCACCTTTAGTACACAGGGTTTATCGCAGGCTAAGGCTACAATTTTGCAGACAGACCCTTAAATAAAATATACGGAGATATGCctatatctcctagaactggaagggaccctgaaaggtcattgagtccagccccctgccttcactagcaggaccaagtactgatttttgccccagatccctaagtggccccctcaggaattgaactcacaaccctgggtttagcaggtcaatgctcaaaccactgaactatccctcccccctgttaaaatattcatagaatatcacTGTAGGTAACTAGTTGATGAATATTAGTTgattaataatcataataaatatataattaataatagttgatttggttggggattggtcctgctttgagaatcAGTGTGTGCATTACATTTGTGTATTAGGGACAGCAGCTTGGACCAGAAGTGTGTTTAGGAATGGGAGTGCATGCATCTACGGATATATGTTGCTGTTATCGCATTTCAGAGATGGATTACCTCTGAAAACTCATAAACAGCTTTTGTAGACAAAAAATGCAGATATTGTCTTGGCTAATCATAATTACTGTTCCACGGGCAAAGGAAATGGGTATTGTAAAGAATTCTCCAGCCCTGAACAACTCAGGATCTTGGCCAGAATGGTTCTGTGATACTGAATGAGTTTTCTGCAATATAACTTGCCAAGTGCAAAAGCTAGAATTGCAGCTTTCTGTGGGCTTCCATAGAACAAAAGCTGCACACGTTATTATTGCTGAAAAGACTTCTTAATAATTGACAGGATTAAATTTACAAGCTCTTTTGGCCACCTATCCATACATATAAAGCACCATCCTTATTGTTTCCTGCTAGTACATTTTACATACTTGTTTTCCTTtaatgaaatacaaataaatagacTGTCTCTGTTTATTCAAATGCAtgttgctttctcatttttctttACAACTGTATTATGAATGCAAGAGATGGTTCTCTATAAATAACATGGTATTTAGTGTAAATAATGTGTCTTCCATAACATTTAAGGAAGTCATTTTGATTTTCTTTAGCGATCATTATTTTGAACCCTTAAATCACTTTAGAACAACTCTCCACAAATCACAATAAGGAAACAAGGAGAGCTCTTCACAAATCTCTCTCCTTTATCTCCGAAACACCCCAACTCTCTCCCTAActactgatctctctctctctctctctctctctctctctgcctttgcaAAGACTTGACCTCCTCCTAAGGCTCCTGCAATTTTCCTTCAGCCGACCCACCTGTGGGAAGAACCCCACTTTCCTCTGCTCCTGTCATCTCCTTACCTATTTCCTCACTGCTGCCTTCTCCAACTCCCTACACAGTCACAAGGTTGCGGTTGATTAGTCTCTTCCTATTGGCTTCTGATCTTACTGATAGTACCTAACCCACCTTGTACTTGTacctatcttttattggaccaacttctgttggtgaaagagagaagcttttgagctacacagagctcttcttcaggtacagGTGGCATTTAAATGGGCCATGTGATAAGGATTTCCAACAGGAGTCTGTTAATTGCTCTGAGCAAGAGTCAGGCGCTGTCCTCTTTCTTTGGACTAATGTTCTTCTACCTGCCCAATTTAAGGACACCCATGCAGTTCTCCACCAAGACAGTGAACATTTTTGGAAGGGTTAAAGCACATATGTGTAATTTAATGCCAAGGAaggtaattttgaaattcaagttCCTAATCTCTCTTCAGCCTAGTGTAAACTAAGACAGGTATTGCAACATCACAAATAATTTTCACCCTGCCCAGCAACCTCAACATTTTTGTCCTGGATAGATAAACGATCAGTCTCTCCTATACACATAGTGTCAGTCATTCATTACCAGGAAACATGCTGCTTTCACAAAAGAGGcttctctcagggtatgtctacactagagctggaGACATACTGTGCTAGTTGTGATTGAGGTATTGCACTAAAACTGGAAGTGTACCTGTGCTAGCACAAGTGGGTCAGGCTAGCCACCCCAAGTACATACTTCACATTTCGTAACTACACTTTTATTTTTAGTACACCAGCTTGATAAGAGCTAGTGCATGTATGTCTActtgagctggaatttacaccttccagctctagtgtagacatactcttagtttGTGAGATAACTAGTCTCTTTCCAGCAAAGGCCTTCAGCTGGTCAAATGAAGTCTGTCAGAAGTAAAAGCTAATGCTTTATCCACTGAGTTGGCCAGAAGCCCTTTATTGCTGaaaccaaattaaattaaattgtctGTCTAAAATAGCAAAATTCCTTTGAAAGGTGTGCTGTTTCTCACTTTTCGGTGCTTGCAAACTTTTCTCCTTCAGCTTCTTAAAAGCAAATTGCtgttttgtatgtattttataaaaatatattttggtgTATGTATAACTTCAGGCATCTAACAAAATCCTGACAGAATGAAATAAGCATACTTTTAGTGTCTATAGAAAGCACAGCCTGAATTTAGTGCTTTATCAATGAAGAATTAAATTCACCTCATGGGAGGGATGAAAAGTTACAATTGTCAGATCAAAAACTGAATGTGTTTGTCATTTCCCAGCTCTGTGTGGTATCTTTGGCATTGTTCAGAACACTCATCGGCTTACACTGCGAAGATGTGATGTTACAGCTAGTTTTAAGGTAAAATCCACGCTTCTTTCTCTATTCTAATTCTCCAGTAGGAAGTCTCTGTATGTAAAGCTAGAGCTCTTAAAAGGAACAAGCAAACAAATTCAGAGATAAAACATTTATGTTTCTGACACAAATATACCAAACCAAGAGAGGCACAGTTTATATATCCTATCGTGCCCAGGCACAAAGAGAGACCTTGCTTTTCACATATTCTTTTATTGTAATTTATTTGTAGAAAAGTGAGGGAACAGAATCCATGGATTATTTACCACCTCTAAAGGTTCCCTGGTTCTAAATTTATAATATTTTTTCACTTCTGAACATTTTCTCTCATGAATTATAATCTGCTAAACACACTATGAAGCAGGGCTATATTTACTTTTCTGCAGCTTCCAAACCTTTTTACTCCCCCTTGTCCAGGAATTTCTCAAATAAATTCCTGACCAGTTGTACCTAGGGTAGAAGGACATGCTGCTTTAATTGTGCAATGTCCTGGATTAGTTGATTTCTGCTTTTAACTGAGCATTTCTTGAGTTATATCAGAACCCtcagtttacatttttttaaatttttctagctgcttttctttattctttttatgTTGTTATTTTAATAAGTGTGGCTGGCATGTCTGTTAGAATTAGATTAGATTGGATCAAATCAGGTCACTGGTAATTAATCCTTAGATGTATTAACAATGACCTAATCAGATCATTAACTCAATGGGAAATCCAGGGGTGTTAGCTATCTCGTCCCGtctcttttccctccctccacTACAAGTTACACGGGGATCCCATCCAGTCCTTGCTGATGTCTGTGGGTACGTTAGTAGGGACTGAAACAGATCATTATATAACTGTAGGGAACTCAGAGCTGGTAGGATTCCTCCACTGACTTTAAAGAGGTGAGTgctacatttatttttgtattgttgTTTATTTGGGGAGTCGCTTGTTGTTAAACACTGATTTACTTAAAATGACAAAACACCAGTCTAGTTAACCCCTAAATCACTCTAAGAAATAGAATGCAAGTATGTGCTATGTCTGCTCCTCGTCCCTCCATAAGCCCTCCTGTGCCTAAGAGCTTTATATGTTGATTCTTCCCAACAAAATGACCCAGTTGGACTTCTGTTGCTAGTCCCTTCCCTGACATGCAGTGCCTCAACTTGTATTTATGTGCTGGCTCTTTCTGTGGACTGGGCTCTCCAACCCTTCCTCCCTAACTCATCCTGAATAGATCCACACAAACTGGCACCCTCTGGCATGTGCCCATCCTATTTCActgccccttcctgcccacaTTTAGAACAATGCTCTGACACAGTCCTGGTCCAGTGGTTTCCTGTAACTATCCCCACAGGCATTTCCTCCCAGGAGCgcctgtccttcccttcctcttcTAGACTGGGGCCCAGTGTAACTCATCAGACTCCAGACCTACCCAGAAAGCTGCCATGTTTGATGTTCTTAGGGAGATGACTGTAATTTGGCAGATTGTGTTTTTTAACTTGAGCAAAGGGGAAGGTGAGAGGAGAATTTTCCACACAACTACTCTCCTTAAAATACAAGGAGTATTGTTGTGGACGTGTAATGATTGGCTTTGTTGTTTCAGATATCTGATCCCATGTAATCACATGATGTTGAGTCAAAGATCGACTGTGAGGGAAAGAGACTGTTATTCAGTATCTGCTGCTAAACTGCTTGCTTTGACCCCTGTCTGCTGCTCTACTGGGATTACGCTGACTGTTGAAAACCAAGCCAAAGATTACATCCTATGGACAAAGGCCACACCCGGTGCAGGTAAAACATTGGGTGTGCACTGTGCTGTGAAGGGTTTGATTTGGAATATCCTCAGCATAGGGTGGGAAAATGAACACGTCTAATATCAAATAAGTGAATTTACTATTGAAATTTCACAAACAATATGTAATTAGTCTGGATTAGAGGGGGCCAGTATTTAATCACTCCTCCATGGCAGCTCTATCCAATCTGTGTTTTAAAGAATATCCATGTTGGATGTATATTCCCAAAAACATGTGAAGATGTGGCAACATCTTATGCTACTGGAGGGGCTGTGTGGTCTGATGGATTGGGCTCCAGGCAGGTCTCTCAGAATTCCTGAATTCTAATGCTGACTCTGGATTAGACACACAGCAATGAGCAAATCTCTTAACTACTGTGCCTTGGTTACCCATCCCCTTTGGGTGCCTGAGGCAAAAGTATCTTCCTGTCCTCCTTAGCAGCTGCCTTGCATTACTGTAGGGACTTCAGTTAGATTTTCTTTATCATATTGTGAATACTTTTGTTTTATCTTGCATAGGCTATTGCGAATCCATGTGCATTGTGAAATACGGAAGAGCTGTGGACATCAGTTACCTGCAGTACCTGTGGGAAGCTGAAGCCATCATTCTCCATTGCATGAAAGACTGCCAGGTTTGGTCTGCCCCATATGATGGGGAAGACCCTGACCCAGACACCTTTATCCAAACGCTGGCagaggaaaacagtaaaaatgtggAGCAGTCTATGTTCCAACTCCAGCAGCGAACTTCCAGTAACTGCAGCTCCTCTCAAATTACTCCATTGGGAGAGAAGATACAGTTGGAGCTGGAATGGGATGACAGCTACGATACAGGGATTTCTCCTGGGTCTGACGTGAGCTCACCCCAGCCTTATGATGATCTAGGGACTGTAGAGAGACAGCCGCCTGCAGAGCCACCAAAGCACATTCAAGAGATGAAGAAGAATGCAATCATGCTTGTCAAAGGGTCTTACATAGAAGAATCAGATTTTCAGGATGATGTCATGGTTTACAGGTTATGTGCCCAAAAGGACGCTCAGGATGATGACAATTCCAAGGAGGAAACTTTAAGTACAGCAACTGAATCTCAAAACACAATTCAAAGCCAACCTATTAAGAGGTCTTTGAAAAACTCACATCCAGACACAAATTTAAAGGAACACAATAGGAAAAATTCTGGTTTGCCTCAGGATGTAACAAAGGAACAAATAAACCAGAAAGCTGTTGAAACAGACCCACAGCCAGACTTAGAGCTGAAACTCTCTCCTCTAGAAGCAGATCAAAACTCAAATGTGAGGCTGCTGAGCCCAAATAGTGAGGAATTCATTGCACAATATGACAAAATTATTGAAGAACTGGATTCTAACACAACAGGCTTGGAGGAGCAGAAATTGCTGACACCTGATCCTGTAtctccagtggaagaggaggaggacttCGAAAATTTTTCAGCGGACACTCCCTCTACAGAAAGTATACTGTCTCCATTTGGGCCAAAGGAGGATACATTTTCCAACCATCCTGCAAGGAGCCAGAATGCTGCATTTACAGGTGGAATTTCCTCAttaatttctttttggtgttCTTTACCTTGTTTATTATGGTTTATCGGAGCCAACCAAGAACAGGATCCCATTGTAACCAGCAGTGTACGAATATCGAATAATAGACGGTCTTCGAActgaagagtttgcaatctaaatagataagacaggaAACGggttggggaaagggtggaatgtGCAGAGTGAATAATATGATAGCAGTGAACATTAGGTAATTCCATGATTTCGGGTTTGTTTTAAAAACCCTTTTAGTGGGGTCATGGTAGAAGGAGATTAGCTACACTGAAATAGAAAGGAAAGGAGAGGGCATTGGTGGCCATGAGAAAGATGGCAGGAGAGGTTGGAACAACAGCCAATCAGAAGAGGAGAGAGGGTTAACCAATATGAAGGACAGAAGGGAAACATGAATAACAGTAACTTATTATGGTACTTTTAAATTAATGTTATTTACTTTGATACAATGTAACTATGCCATTAAAGTGTGAGGTGCCATTCTTGGGCTGAAGTTTTTGACCTTCATATTTGTTTAGTTTGTTATAAAAATTTAGAACAAGACCAGCACCAAACAACTGTCCTAACCACATCATtccagggaacaatcctgccatTGTGAGTTGTTGGACTATCTGACCTAACATAATAAGTTCACTTAAAatgtcccagctctgcaactgCTTTGCTACCTATACAGCAGCATATGCAACATAACAGAAAAGGGACAGGCTTCTCTGCCACCTTCTGCTGCTATTTTGCTTTTGTGCACCAGGTGGCAGCACTATTGTCATTTCTGCATGCACCTCTTTGCAAGCAGGTCTAGGCATCTTGCTTTTCAAATGCCAATGGCACCCttgctgttatgtttttctcttGTGCAAGGCATCCAGTGAAATTTGGCCACAGAATGATATCTAATCATTGGGAGGACATGATGTATTCAGGCGTGCTTACCCACAGCAAAGTCTATAAGGGCTGACTTTAAATAACTCAGGATACATTAATCTTTTAGTCATTGAAATGCAGCCTTTGAAATGTGGCCAGTAGGCCTGGTGTTCAGTCTTTAAGTATTTGAGGAAGGCAACTTGGTTTTCAAGTACATTTGCCACTATTTCTATTATGAGTTCtctgtaccaggcactgaaaagcTCCCCTCATGTCCCTAGGTCACATGCGGCTCTGTCAGTCTCCTGTCATTCCCTGTCAAACATAGTTCAGATACTTTGGCCACATCCCTTTCTGTCTGTGTCAAGTCCTTTTCTCCCCTTTCACTTCCTTTGAGACAAAGCTTTGCTACTACCCCTCCCAAGCCatgtttctctttgtctcttcacTCTATTTCAAATGGTTTTCTAAATGGTGACGAGCGGGGAAGACATTGGCAAAGTTGACTTTGCAATGGGGGTTATGCTATCACTCAAACAAATGACATTTCAGCCATCTCTGTGTTACTATacagaaatagtattttgcaTATAATTTGGATCCACTATTACATTATGTGTCGGTCTAGGGCTCTGATTTGACGGTGTCAGCTTAGTGTTATGGGGCGCTATTAGAGGAAGGAGCTTTGTTCTACAGAATGAAATGTTCAAACCAAGTCTCCCAGCACCAGTAAATCCCACCAGTGTGTAGACATGCTGCTCCACTATATGACTTGTACTTAAATAAAGACACTGTTATGTGGACGTGGCACTGATGCTGGACCCTTGGTTTAGAAAATGGTGACTGTTCTTTTAGCATTTATTTGCAGTATAAGATCATtaaacacaaacttccctccctccctccatgccaCCCAAACCAGGAAAGGTCAGTAGTAGAAATATGTGGCAAATAAACTTTTATTATGGGTAGGTCCCCCATATCTCCAGGTACATGCATTGGACTAGGTGTAAAATTAAAAGAATTGTTCTAATTAGTTTGTGTTGCTTCTTTTGAAGCTTATAAACACCTGATGAGCTGCTCTGATTGTTGCTCTAGTACAGTGCTGGAGGCCCTTTTATTTTTCCCGATTTGTTCATATGACAGAGACCACCTATGTATTCTGATCAAGTCTCATGAGGTGGTTCTGCTGTTGCTGGAAGTGCCTGGCTTCAGCCTTTGCTGCTCAGATCCCAAGGCTGACTTGGAATTGCCTCAATACCCTTTCTCTTGGAACCTCTTACACAGCTGCCTTCATTGcacgggggcagggagagtgtccCAGCACTACACTGAGACTGCTGCCATGAATGTCAGAGGAGGAAGGAGCAGGATGATCAGATAGTGCAGGCAGTGTTGGGTGAAGGCTTTTTATGTATCTCAGCAAAATATTGCAAGACACCTCCATTGGTGGTATTGCAAATGTAGACAGGATCCAGATTAGTTACTGGTGTTTTAACCAGCTGTGATGTGGCTCAGCCTTCTCGCTTGTCCTTGGGCCGCGTAGAAGTACACTGGCCTCTTGCTGAGGTGTGAACCCCACCGGCTTGCCACACACTGACTGTCCATGTAGACCCTGGTGGCATGCATTAACAATTCATTAGTTTACTTTGATCTATCCGGCTTTGAAAtggggtagattcacaccccaacTTGCTGCAAACCAAATGGTCGTagacataggtgccgactccgtgggttctccagggctggaacacccatggagaaaaattagtgggtgctgaacaccctccggcagctccccgtggccctgccccaccctcctgcTCCAGCTTACCTCCGCCTCCACCTCTCCCAAGAGAGCGCTGCCGCGTCCT
Encoded here:
- the FHIP1A gene encoding FHF complex subunit HOOK interacting protein 1A isoform X2 — its product is MMSSGTSRSKNRQAVSLQGVDPETCMIVFKTHWGQVLKILEKHDPLKNTQAKYGAIPPDEASTVLNYVEHMLFLLIEEQAKDAAMGPILEFVVTENIMEKLFLWSLRREFNDETKIEQLKIYEMLVTQSHQPVLHHKPILKPLMMLLSSCSGTATPAVELELAVLLNQLCSILAKDPSILELFFHTSEDQGAANFLIFSLLIPFIHREGTVGQQARDALLFIMSLSAENNVVANHIVENTYFCPVLATGLSGLYSSLPTKLEESGEWHCLLKDDWLLSPALVQFMNSLEFCNAVIQVAHPLIRNQLVNYIYDGFLVPVMAPALHKVTVEEVMTTTAYLDLFLRSVSEPALLQIFLRFILLHQHENVHILDTLTSRINTPFQLCVVSLALFRTLIGLHCEDVMLQLVLRYLIPCNHMMLSQRSTVRERDCYSVSAAKLLALTPVCCSTGITLTVENQAKDYILWTKATPGAGYCESMCIVKYGRAVDISYLQYLWEAEAIILHCMKDCQVWSAPYDGEDPDPDTFIQTLAEENSKNVEQSMFQLQQRTSSNCSSSQITPLGEKIQLELEWDDSYDTGISPGSDVSSPQPYDDLGTVERQPPAEPPKHIQEMKKNAIMLVKGSYIEESDFQDDVMVYRLCAQKDAQDDDNSKEETLSTATESQNTIQSQPIKRSLKNSHPDTNLKEHNRKNSGLPQDVTKEQINQKAVETDPQPDLELKLSPLEADQNSNVRLLSPNSEEFIAQYDKIIEELDSNTTGLEEQKLLTPDPVSPVEEEEDFENFSADTPSTESILSPFGPKEDTFSNHPARSQNAAFTGPFISVVLSKLENMLENSLHVNLLLIGIITQLASYPQPLLHSFLLNTNIVLQPSVRSLYQVLASVKNKIEQFASIQKDFSGLLIQAQQYLLFRADMSDVAPELLTKVA